The proteins below are encoded in one region of Micromonospora yangpuensis:
- a CDS encoding GTP-binding protein: MDYGNSDGVPGVTIPTAIKILVAGGFGVGKTTLVSAVSETQPLRTEEVLSERGVGVDDLSGVEAKTTTTVAMDFGRISFGDDLVLYLFGTPGQDRFWFVWDELALGALGAVVLADTRRLADSFPSIDYFERHQVPFIVAVNCFDGARRYDLDDVRLALDLDPEVPVVLCDARRRDSSKEVLIALLHHVMKGKGTRSRADQPA, from the coding sequence ATGGACTACGGAAACTCTGACGGCGTACCCGGGGTGACCATCCCGACCGCCATCAAGATCCTCGTCGCTGGTGGTTTCGGCGTGGGCAAGACGACGCTGGTCAGCGCCGTCAGCGAGACCCAGCCGTTGCGAACCGAGGAGGTCCTGTCCGAACGTGGGGTCGGGGTCGACGACCTCTCCGGCGTGGAGGCCAAGACCACCACCACCGTCGCGATGGACTTCGGCCGGATCAGCTTCGGTGACGACCTGGTGCTGTACCTGTTCGGCACCCCGGGGCAGGACCGGTTCTGGTTCGTCTGGGACGAGTTGGCCCTGGGCGCGCTCGGCGCGGTCGTGCTGGCCGACACCCGCCGGCTGGCCGACTCCTTCCCCTCCATCGACTACTTCGAGCGCCACCAGGTGCCGTTCATCGTCGCGGTGAACTGCTTCGACGGGGCCCGCCGCTACGACCTCGACGACGTACGGCTGGCCCTGGACCTCGATCCCGAGGTGCCGGTCGTGCTCTGTGACGCCCGGCGGCGCGACTCCAGCAAGGAGGTGCTGATCGCGTTGCTGCACCACGTGATGAAGGGCAAGGGCACCCGCAGCCGGGCGGATCAGCCGGCGTAG
- a CDS encoding DUF742 domain-containing protein: MPGAEPMWIDDEAGPLVRPYAMTGGRARPKNGFNVISLVLATGQAPPLELGLSPEHQHIVNLCQRPLALAEVAAHLRLPLGTVRVLLDDLLARGLVRVSEPRPPATLPDNQVFEALINGLRKL; the protein is encoded by the coding sequence ATGCCCGGTGCGGAGCCGATGTGGATAGACGACGAGGCGGGGCCCCTGGTCCGGCCGTACGCGATGACCGGCGGGCGGGCCCGTCCCAAGAACGGCTTCAACGTCATCTCGCTGGTCCTCGCCACCGGGCAGGCACCACCGTTGGAGCTCGGGCTGAGCCCGGAACACCAACACATCGTCAACCTCTGCCAACGGCCACTCGCCCTCGCCGAGGTCGCCGCGCATCTCCGGCTCCCGCTGGGAACCGTGCGCGTCCTCCTCGACGATCTGCTCGCCCGCGGGCTCGTCCGGGTCTCCGAGCCCCGGCCGCCCGCCACTCTGCCGGACAACCAGGTATTCGAGGCGCTGATCAATGGACTACGGAAACTCTGA
- a CDS encoding roadblock/LC7 domain-containing protein has translation MQQQKSAGDLAWLLDDLVGRVKQAEHAIVLSVDGLLMAASTGMSREDAEHLAAVASGIQSLAKGAGKRFDGGPVRQTVIEMETRFLFVTAAGHGACLAVLAAEDADVGLIAYEMAMVVGRAGRFLVAPARPGKQVY, from the coding sequence GTGCAGCAGCAGAAGTCTGCAGGTGATCTGGCCTGGTTGCTCGACGATCTGGTCGGTCGCGTCAAGCAGGCCGAACACGCCATCGTGCTCTCCGTCGACGGCCTGCTGATGGCGGCCTCCACGGGGATGAGCCGGGAGGACGCCGAGCACCTGGCGGCGGTCGCCTCGGGTATCCAGAGCCTCGCCAAGGGCGCCGGCAAGCGCTTCGACGGTGGCCCGGTACGACAGACGGTCATCGAGATGGAGACCCGCTTCCTGTTCGTCACCGCGGCGGGGCACGGTGCCTGCCTGGCCGTGCTCGCCGCCGAGGACGCCGACGTCGGTCTGATCGCCTACGAGATGGCCATGGTGGTCGGACGTGCCGGCCGGTTCCTGGTGGCGCCGGCCCGGCCGGGTAAGCAGGTCTATTGA
- a CDS encoding sensor histidine kinase, which translates to MRYRSTNLRTKVIALLLSLVALWSFAAWVTLRDGVSLLGVQTIDSQVVAPSEPLLLALQDERRLAVAHLGAGDQSGREALEDSRRKVDGLAATFKTSARSWQAKLASNNRAQQRTETAIAEIDALATVRAATDDRSADRSSTEAAYTRAIESLFQVYDVVGGIDDIEIQADTRNLIDLYRIRELLSRQDGLLAGVLAAGRITPDEHTRFSQLVAAQRFLTDRIVTQLRPEDRENITGILSGADFDRLRGLEDRVVLSDRDTVRPAITAEDWDPAAGAALSSLQEAVLESGDAVVERAAPVAVMVIVRLVLAAGLGLIAVIASVIVSVTTARSLMAQLKRLREAARHLADEQLPTVVERLGRGDKVDVDAEAPPLDFGDDEIGQVGQAFNRVQETAVRTAVEQAELRRAVRDVFLSLARRTQGLVHRQVTLLDAMERQEESPDKLEDLFRIDHLATRMRRNAENLIVLSGAAPGRAWRRNVPMLDVARAATQEVEDYTRVQVLPLGSVGLAGRAVSDVIHLLAELIENALTFSPPQTQVEVKGHLVARGFAVEIEDRGLGMSVEDLAAANEQISNPRDFTLSNANQLGLFVVSQLAARHGIGVQLKASAYGGTTAVVLIPMELVTGAETLTTGRDAGASAPTSDGPAPGGRSRLSTAEPTTETTGGVALAERPARPTTGGRETPPADTARTATGRPGRRSPLSDSAPATQELPMITPARSAQPSTPPRRAEPPARPAGPAADPSAESSRTPAGLPVRVRQASIAPQLRESADTGEITDDAAVVMSPDQVRRTMSSYQHGTRRGRADAERIKDTDSDVPRPDAEEPPAVDTDR; encoded by the coding sequence ATGCGGTATCGCAGCACCAATCTGCGTACGAAGGTCATTGCTCTCCTGCTGTCGCTGGTTGCCCTCTGGTCCTTCGCGGCCTGGGTGACACTGCGTGACGGTGTCTCGCTGCTCGGCGTCCAGACGATCGACAGTCAGGTCGTCGCCCCCAGTGAGCCGCTGCTGCTCGCCCTGCAGGACGAGCGTCGTCTCGCCGTCGCCCACCTCGGCGCCGGTGACCAGAGCGGCCGAGAGGCCCTGGAGGATAGTCGCCGCAAGGTCGACGGCCTGGCCGCGACATTCAAGACCTCGGCCCGCAGCTGGCAGGCGAAGCTGGCCAGCAACAACCGGGCCCAGCAACGGACCGAGACGGCGATCGCCGAGATCGACGCGCTCGCCACGGTCCGGGCCGCCACCGACGACCGCAGCGCCGACCGCAGCAGCACCGAGGCCGCCTACACCCGGGCCATCGAGAGCCTGTTCCAGGTCTACGACGTCGTCGGCGGCATCGACGACATCGAGATCCAGGCCGACACCCGCAACCTGATCGACCTGTACCGCATCCGGGAGCTGCTGTCCCGGCAGGACGGCCTGCTGGCCGGCGTGCTCGCCGCCGGGCGGATCACGCCCGACGAGCACACCCGGTTCAGCCAGCTCGTCGCCGCGCAGCGGTTCCTCACCGACCGGATCGTCACGCAGCTGCGTCCGGAGGACCGGGAGAACATCACCGGCATCCTCTCCGGTGCCGACTTCGACCGGCTGCGCGGTCTCGAGGACCGGGTCGTGCTCAGCGACCGGGACACGGTCCGGCCGGCGATCACCGCCGAGGACTGGGATCCGGCCGCCGGTGCCGCGCTGTCCAGCCTGCAGGAGGCCGTGCTCGAAAGCGGTGACGCGGTGGTCGAGCGGGCCGCGCCGGTGGCCGTCATGGTCATCGTCCGGCTGGTGCTCGCCGCCGGTCTGGGTCTGATCGCCGTCATCGCCTCGGTGATCGTCTCGGTGACCACCGCCCGGTCGTTGATGGCGCAGTTGAAGCGGCTGCGGGAGGCGGCCCGGCACCTGGCCGACGAGCAGCTGCCGACGGTGGTGGAACGCCTCGGCCGGGGCGACAAGGTCGACGTCGACGCCGAGGCGCCACCGCTGGACTTCGGCGACGACGAGATCGGCCAGGTCGGCCAGGCCTTCAACCGGGTGCAGGAGACCGCCGTGCGTACCGCGGTCGAGCAGGCGGAGCTGCGCCGGGCCGTCCGGGACGTCTTCCTCAGCCTCGCCCGGCGTACCCAGGGTCTCGTCCACCGGCAGGTCACCCTGCTGGACGCGATGGAACGGCAGGAGGAGTCCCCGGACAAGCTGGAGGACCTGTTCCGGATCGACCACCTGGCCACCCGGATGCGGCGCAACGCGGAGAACCTGATCGTCCTCTCCGGCGCGGCCCCCGGTCGGGCCTGGCGGCGCAACGTGCCGATGCTCGACGTGGCCCGCGCCGCGACCCAGGAGGTCGAGGACTACACCCGGGTACAGGTACTCCCCCTCGGTTCGGTCGGGCTGGCCGGACGGGCCGTCAGCGACGTGATCCACCTGCTCGCCGAGCTGATCGAGAACGCCCTCACCTTCTCGCCGCCGCAGACCCAGGTCGAGGTCAAGGGGCACCTGGTGGCCAGGGGCTTCGCGGTGGAGATCGAGGACCGCGGGCTCGGCATGAGCGTCGAGGACCTCGCCGCCGCCAACGAGCAGATCAGCAACCCCCGCGACTTCACCCTCTCCAACGCCAACCAGCTGGGGCTGTTCGTGGTGAGCCAGCTCGCCGCCCGGCACGGCATCGGCGTACAGCTGAAGGCCTCCGCGTACGGCGGCACCACCGCCGTCGTGCTGATCCCGATGGAACTGGTGACCGGGGCGGAGACCCTGACCACCGGCCGCGACGCGGGTGCCTCGGCACCGACCTCGGACGGCCCCGCACCGGGCGGCCGGTCGCGGCTGTCCACCGCCGAGCCCACCACCGAGACCACCGGTGGCGTCGCGCTCGCCGAGCGACCGGCACGACCCACCACCGGAGGCCGGGAGACCCCGCCGGCCGACACCGCCCGGACCGCGACCGGACGTCCCGGGCGCCGGTCCCCGCTCTCCGACTCCGCCCCGGCCACCCAGGAGCTGCCGATGATCACGCCGGCGCGTTCCGCCCAGCCGTCCACACCGCCCCGCCGAGCCGAGCCGCCGGCCCGGCCGGCCGGGCCGGCCGCTGACCCGTCGGCGGAGAGTTCCCGCACCCCGGCCGGTCTGCCCGTCCGGGTCCGCCAGGCCAGCATCGCCCCGCAGCTGCGGGAGAGCGCCGACACCGGCGAGATCACCGACGACGCCGCTGTCGTGATGTCACCCGACCAGGTTCGCCGGACGATGAGTTCGTACCAGCACGGCACCCGGCGTGGACGTGCCGACGCCGAACGGATCAAGGACACCGACAGCGACGTCCCCCGCCCCGACGCGGAGGAACCGCCCGCCGTCGACACCGATCGGTAG